A part of Lacinutrix sp. 5H-3-7-4 genomic DNA contains:
- a CDS encoding glyceraldehyde-3-phosphate dehydrogenase: MPVKETYENELAFQADRRRATVEFIKIVSDLWYDKSIELVLFRNQLIDKNVSDILNLHEYAGEFVQKPISVFDSVEIAQAIKTLDIPPAKLDIGKLTYEYHLEEQKHNNAMAFVASKLKEASASEEIIPKDVVLYGFGRIGRLVARELMTRTGKGSQLRLRAIVTRGKNDITVLEKRASLLRNDSVHGDFSGTVAVDLENEALIINGTTVRIISANQPEDIDYTKYGINNALIIDNTGAFRDKEALMRLKNSPGADKVLLTAPGKGIPNIVHGVNHLENNPDEIDIFSAASCTTNAITPVLKAVEDTYGVKSGHLETIHAYTNDQNLVDNFHKKYRRGRAAALNMVITETGAGAAVSKALPTFEGKLTSNAIRVPVPNGSLAILNLELETEASVDSMNATLKKYALEGDLVEQIKYEMSDELVSSDIVGSSAPSIYDSKATIVRKDGKNAILYVWYDNEYGYSHQVIRLAKHIAKVRRFTYY; the protein is encoded by the coding sequence ATGCCAGTTAAAGAAACCTATGAAAACGAATTAGCATTTCAAGCCGATAGACGTCGCGCTACTGTTGAATTCATTAAAATTGTTAGCGACCTATGGTACGACAAATCTATCGAGTTGGTTTTATTTAGAAACCAATTAATAGACAAAAACGTTAGCGATATTTTAAACCTACATGAATATGCAGGAGAATTTGTTCAAAAGCCAATTTCGGTTTTCGATTCTGTAGAAATTGCACAAGCAATTAAAACATTAGACATTCCGCCAGCAAAACTAGATATTGGGAAATTAACTTACGAGTATCACTTAGAAGAGCAAAAGCATAACAATGCTATGGCATTTGTAGCTAGCAAATTAAAAGAAGCTAGTGCAAGTGAAGAAATTATACCTAAAGACGTAGTACTTTATGGTTTTGGACGTATTGGTCGTTTGGTTGCTAGAGAATTAATGACTAGAACAGGAAAAGGTAGCCAACTGCGTTTACGTGCTATTGTAACACGTGGTAAAAATGATATTACTGTATTAGAAAAAAGAGCATCGCTATTGCGTAATGATTCTGTACACGGTGATTTCTCTGGAACAGTTGCTGTAGATTTAGAAAACGAAGCTTTAATTATTAATGGTACCACTGTACGTATAATTTCGGCAAACCAACCAGAAGATATAGATTATACTAAATACGGTATAAACAATGCTTTAATTATAGATAACACTGGTGCTTTTAGAGATAAAGAAGCATTAATGCGATTAAAAAATTCTCCAGGTGCAGATAAAGTTTTATTAACTGCTCCAGGTAAAGGAATACCTAATATTGTTCATGGTGTAAATCACTTAGAAAACAATCCAGATGAAATTGATATTTTCTCTGCAGCGTCTTGTACAACAAACGCTATTACTCCTGTTTTAAAAGCTGTTGAAGATACTTATGGTGTTAAAAGCGGGCATTTAGAAACTATACACGCTTATACTAACGACCAGAATTTAGTAGACAATTTCCATAAAAAATACAGACGTGGACGTGCAGCAGCATTAAATATGGTAATAACAGAAACAGGTGCTGGTGCAGCAGTTTCTAAAGCATTACCAACGTTTGAAGGTAAACTAACCTCTAATGCCATTAGAGTTCCTGTACCAAATGGATCTTTAGCTATATTAAACTTAGAGTTAGAAACAGAAGCTAGTGTAGACAGCATGAATGCTACACTTAAAAAATATGCTTTAGAAGGAGATTTAGTAGAGCAAATTAAATACGAAATGAGTGACGAATTAGTATCAAGCGATATTGTTGGTAGCTCTGCTCCTTCTATTTACGATAGTAAAGCAACCATAGTAAGAAAAGATGGAAAAAATGCAATATTATATGTTTGGTACGATAACGAATATGGCTACAGTCATCAAGTTATTCGTTTAGCTAAGCATATTGCAAAAGTAAGACGCTTTACTTATTATTAA
- a CDS encoding class I SAM-dependent methyltransferase, which produces MAKTIQIHDTAFITSAFRASNETLSLDPYAKLWTNKGAQDWSKNYLNKVSKHEANAHCLRNRYFFDTINTLLKANKIKVLINFGSGFSMYPYCLDSSLINIEIDKPEIIEFKQKQTKQFIASGKLPERNIQYIGVDFNDDYQEELQKKINAIVKNQSSFILLEGVLFFLKMKEAKTLFNFFNNIQKQGDYIASASFRENIQETSAFKKLLQFTASETNIIDYLTVNDDFYTEIKNYKLIDDQDYFTLSKKHLNLTNIDNNNVLNERFYVLKNITDK; this is translated from the coding sequence ATGGCAAAAACAATACAAATACATGATACCGCATTTATAACATCGGCATTTAGAGCATCAAACGAAACTTTAAGTCTAGATCCATATGCTAAACTATGGACTAACAAAGGTGCTCAAGATTGGTCTAAAAACTATTTAAATAAAGTATCAAAACATGAAGCAAATGCGCATTGCTTGAGAAACCGTTATTTTTTTGATACTATAAACACATTGCTAAAAGCAAATAAAATTAAAGTACTTATAAATTTTGGAAGTGGTTTTAGTATGTATCCATATTGTTTAGATTCATCTTTAATAAATATAGAAATAGATAAACCAGAAATAATAGAATTCAAACAAAAACAAACTAAACAATTTATAGCTTCAGGAAAATTACCAGAAAGAAATATTCAATATATAGGTGTAGATTTTAATGATGATTATCAAGAAGAGTTACAAAAAAAAATAAATGCAATTGTAAAAAATCAATCGTCTTTTATATTATTAGAAGGTGTGTTGTTTTTCTTAAAAATGAAAGAAGCCAAAACACTATTTAATTTTTTTAATAACATTCAAAAACAAGGAGATTATATAGCAAGTGCTTCATTTAGAGAAAACATTCAAGAAACGAGTGCTTTTAAAAAACTTCTACAATTTACAGCTAGCGAAACTAATATAATAGATTACTTAACAGTTAATGATGATTTTTATACAGAAATAAAAAATTATAAACTTATAGATGATCAAGATTATTTTACACTTTCTAAAAAACACTTAAACCTAACAAACATAGACAATAACAACGTTTTAAACGAAAGGTTTTATGTACTTAAAAACATAACTGATAAATAA
- a CDS encoding helix-turn-helix transcriptional regulator: MGLAKTEMFTDQQNEIATYAKVFGHPARVAILQHLFKINTCVCGDLVNEIGLAQPTISQHLKELKLLGLIKGNVEGTSVCYCIDTEKWSQMKITMFHFLNQDLSKKEDCC, translated from the coding sequence ATGGGACTTGCTAAAACCGAAATGTTTACAGATCAACAAAACGAAATTGCAACGTATGCGAAAGTTTTTGGTCATCCAGCTCGTGTAGCTATATTACAACACCTTTTTAAAATAAACACATGCGTGTGTGGTGATTTAGTTAACGAAATTGGGTTAGCGCAACCAACAATTTCTCAACATTTAAAAGAGTTAAAACTTTTAGGATTAATAAAAGGAAATGTTGAAGGTACAAGCGTTTGCTACTGTATAGATACAGAAAAATGGTCGCAAATGAAAATTACTATGTTTCATTTTTTAAACCAAGACTTAAGCAAAAAAGAAGACTGTTGCTAA
- a CDS encoding DUF6428 family protein translates to MKLSQVKLILEELDTIAFQLPNGELVPNHFHVTEVGKITKNFIDCGGTVRNEEIANFQLWNANDYDHRLHPEKLLSIIELSEKVLKIEDLEIEVEYQADTIGKFGLEFNGKNFLLTTKQTDCLAKDQCGIPAKDEKQKIELLNLGDEPCCSPDGNCC, encoded by the coding sequence ATGAAATTATCTCAAGTAAAATTAATTTTAGAAGAATTAGATACTATCGCATTTCAATTACCAAATGGTGAGTTAGTACCTAACCACTTTCATGTTACAGAAGTAGGAAAAATTACTAAAAACTTTATAGACTGTGGCGGTACCGTTAGAAATGAAGAAATAGCAAACTTTCAGTTATGGAATGCTAATGATTATGACCATAGGTTGCATCCAGAAAAACTATTAAGCATAATAGAACTATCTGAAAAAGTTTTGAAAATTGAAGATTTAGAAATTGAAGTAGAATATCAAGCCGATACAATTGGGAAGTTTGGTTTAGAATTTAACGGTAAAAACTTTTTACTAACAACTAAACAAACAGATTGTTTAGCAAAAGATCAATGCGGTATTCCTGCTAAAGACGAAAAACAAAAAATAGAATTATTAAATTTAGGAGACGAACCTTGTTGCTCTCCAGATGGAAACTGTTGTTAA
- a CDS encoding low molecular weight phosphatase family protein translates to MITTKPTVFQEIENIIEQLNVNTIAEERKDILQPLIDFIQQKVESQATIRINFICTHNSRRSHLSQIWAQTIAQYYNIKNVHCYSAGTEATALFPMVAKTLENTGFNITKLSNDNNPVYSIKYSDNEQPIIGFSKTLDNTFNPKSNFAAVMTCSQADGGCPFIAGAEKRIPITFEDPKVFDNTPQQAEKYQERSLQIATEMLYVFSQIKN, encoded by the coding sequence ATGATAACTACAAAACCTACAGTGTTTCAAGAAATTGAAAATATAATAGAACAATTAAATGTCAACACTATAGCTGAAGAACGTAAAGACATTTTACAACCTTTAATAGATTTTATACAGCAAAAAGTAGAAAGCCAAGCAACTATAAGAATTAATTTTATTTGCACACATAACTCTAGAAGAAGTCATTTATCTCAAATATGGGCGCAAACAATAGCACAGTATTATAATATTAAAAATGTACACTGCTATTCTGCTGGAACAGAGGCTACTGCTCTATTTCCAATGGTTGCCAAAACGTTAGAAAATACCGGATTTAATATTACAAAATTGTCTAACGATAATAATCCTGTATACAGCATAAAGTATAGTGATAACGAGCAACCAATTATTGGATTTTCTAAAACATTAGATAACACATTTAATCCAAAATCTAATTTTGCAGCTGTAATGACTTGTTCGCAAGCAGATGGCGGCTGCCCTTTTATTGCTGGAGCAGAAAAAAGAATACCTATAACTTTTGAAGATCCAAAAGTATTTGACAATACACCACAACAAGCCGAAAAATACCAAGAAAGGAGTTTACAAATAGCAACAGAAATGCTATATGTGTTTTCTCAAATTAAAAACTAG
- the trmD gene encoding tRNA (guanosine(37)-N1)-methyltransferase TrmD, with the protein MRIDIITVLPELLKSPFEASILKRAIEAKLVSVHFHNLRDYTTDNYKSIDDTQFGGGAGMVMSCEPIDKCISALKAQRDYDEVIYMTPDGNTLNQSIANTLSLKENIIILCGHYKGVDQRVRDMFVTKEISIGDYVLSGGELGAAVLCDAVIRLIPGVLGNETSALTDSFQDNLLAPPIYTKPRDYKGYKVPEVLLSGHAANIEKWREEKAYERTKERRPDLLDD; encoded by the coding sequence ATGAGAATTGATATAATTACCGTTTTACCAGAATTACTTAAAAGTCCGTTTGAAGCTTCAATTTTAAAGCGTGCAATAGAAGCTAAATTGGTTTCGGTTCACTTTCATAATTTAAGAGATTATACTACAGACAATTATAAATCTATAGACGATACACAGTTTGGTGGCGGCGCAGGAATGGTAATGAGTTGCGAACCTATAGATAAATGCATAAGTGCTTTGAAAGCACAACGTGATTATGACGAGGTTATTTACATGACTCCAGATGGTAACACCTTAAATCAAAGTATCGCAAACACCTTATCATTAAAAGAAAATATAATAATTCTATGCGGTCACTATAAAGGTGTAGACCAACGTGTAAGAGATATGTTTGTAACTAAAGAAATTTCTATTGGCGATTATGTTTTGTCTGGTGGAGAATTAGGAGCAGCAGTATTATGCGATGCTGTAATTAGGTTAATTCCTGGTGTTTTAGGTAACGAAACATCGGCGTTAACAGATAGTTTTCAAGACAATCTATTAGCACCACCAATTTACACCAAACCAAGAGATTATAAAGGTTACAAAGTGCCTGAGGTTTTATTAAGCGGTCATGCAGCAAATATTGAAAAATGGCGTGAAGAAAAAGCTTACGAGCGTACTAAAGAACGTAGACCAGATTTGTTAGACGATTAA
- a CDS encoding GyrI-like domain-containing protein, translating to MQYTEPKIVTTKSKILIGQSLEMSLTDNKTVTLFSNFMPKKKYIENKVSNAVFEVVLYNDTYFKNFNPSNTFTKWATVEVKEKEILTNDFDYLELTGGLYAVFNYKGLAKDFGNLMQYIFTDYLPKSKYALDNRPHYNVLGELTKRNSPDSEETVYIPIILK from the coding sequence ATGCAATATACAGAACCTAAAATAGTAACAACCAAAAGCAAAATCCTTATTGGGCAATCTCTAGAAATGTCTCTAACAGATAATAAAACTGTTACGTTGTTTTCTAATTTTATGCCGAAAAAAAAATATATAGAAAATAAAGTTTCTAATGCTGTTTTTGAAGTTGTTTTATACAACGATACCTATTTTAAAAACTTTAACCCAAGTAATACTTTTACAAAATGGGCTACTGTAGAAGTTAAAGAAAAAGAAATACTTACTAACGATTTTGATTATTTAGAACTAACTGGTGGGTTATATGCCGTTTTTAACTACAAAGGTTTAGCTAAAGATTTTGGTAATTTAATGCAGTATATATTTACAGACTATTTACCAAAATCTAAATACGCTTTAGATAATAGACCGCATTATAATGTACTTGGTGAACTTACAAAAAGAAATAGTCCAGACTCTGAAGAAACAGTTTACATACCTATAATATTAAAATAG
- the rplS gene encoding 50S ribosomal protein L19 — MESLIKFVQDEFVTTKDFPEFSAGDTITVYYEIREGEKSRTQFFRGVVLQRRGTGSSETFTIRKMSGTIGVERIFPVNLPALQKVEVNKRGKVRRARIFYFRGLTGKKARIKEARRK; from the coding sequence ATGGAATCTTTAATTAAATTTGTACAAGACGAGTTTGTAACAACAAAAGACTTTCCAGAATTTTCTGCTGGTGATACAATTACTGTATACTACGAAATTCGTGAAGGTGAAAAAAGTAGAACACAGTTTTTTAGAGGTGTAGTTTTACAAAGAAGAGGTACTGGATCATCAGAAACCTTTACAATTAGAAAAATGTCTGGAACAATTGGTGTTGAGCGTATCTTCCCAGTTAATTTACCTGCATTACAGAAAGTTGAAGTTAACAAAAGAGGTAAAGTTCGTAGAGCTAGAATCTTTTACTTTAGAGGTCTTACAGGTAAAAAAGCAAGAATTAAAGAAGCGAGAAGAAAATAA
- a CDS encoding pentapeptide repeat-containing protein: protein MNLPFITDKNFKSIDYKEQTLPKAEYDNCTFTNCDFSSTYLSGIAFLECEFINCNFSAVKLGETAFKTVSFDSCKMVGTPFNECNTFLLQMSFTNCKLNLASFYNLDIKQTVFKNCKLEKTDFTNSNLQQAVFSNCNLDLAVFENTNLEKTDFTTAYNYSISPIKNKLKNAKFSKNEILGLLKDFKIIIE from the coding sequence ATGAACTTACCTTTTATTACCGATAAAAATTTTAAATCTATAGATTATAAAGAACAAACATTACCTAAAGCAGAATACGATAATTGTACGTTTACAAACTGCGATTTTAGTAGCACCTATTTATCTGGCATAGCTTTTTTAGAATGCGAATTTATAAACTGTAATTTTAGCGCTGTAAAACTTGGAGAAACAGCTTTTAAAACTGTAAGCTTTGATAGTTGTAAAATGGTTGGCACGCCTTTTAATGAATGTAATACATTTTTATTACAAATGTCTTTTACTAATTGTAAGCTTAATTTAGCCTCTTTCTATAACTTAGATATTAAACAAACCGTTTTTAAAAACTGTAAATTAGAAAAAACAGATTTCACTAACTCTAATTTACAACAAGCAGTTTTTAGCAACTGTAATCTTGATCTTGCAGTATTTGAAAACACAAACCTTGAAAAAACAGATTTTACTACTGCATACAACTACTCTATTTCACCTATTAAAAATAAACTGAAAAATGCTAAATTTTCGAAAAATGAAATTTTAGGCCTTTTAAAAGACTTTAAAATTATAATTGAATAA
- a CDS encoding NADP-dependent isocitrate dehydrogenase, with the protein MSTTPKIIYTKTDEAPALATRSFLPIVKAFVKSSGIDIETKDISLAARILATFPDFLNDDQKVNDDLAYLGELAKKPEANIIKLPNISASIPQLKAAIEELQEQGFKIPNYPDEPENDSEKDIKSRYDKIKGSAVNPVLREGNSDRRAPKAVKNYAKKNPHSMGAWSKDSKSHVSTMTQGDFAHNEKSVTVTDATSVKIQHTAANGDITILKESFPLLQGEIIDASVMSKKALIEFLDEQVDDALEQGVLFSLHMKATMMKVSDPIIFGHAVRVFFKELFEKHGETFEKIGVDVNNGFGNLLSNLHELPEDKHEEIKEDIRYALEHNADLAMVNSDKGITNLHVPSDVIIDASMPAMIRNSGQMWNAEGKSQDTKAVIPDSSYAGIYTATINFCKEHGAFDPTTMGTVPNVGLMAQKAEEYGSHDKTFEIATDGKVQVIDANGNVLIEHTVETGDIWRMCQVKDAPIQDWVKLAVTRSRASNTPAVFWLDENRAHDAELIKKVNTYLKDHDTEGLELHILSPIKATEFTLKRVKAGEDTISVSGNVLRDYLTDLFPILELGTSAKMLSIVPLMNGGGLFETGAGGSAPKHVQQFTSENHLRWDSLGEFLALAVSLEHFSQVNDNAKAKILGDALDNATEKLLENKKGPSRKAGELDNRGSHFYLAMYWAQELANQTEDTELASQFSTLAKQLEENETKIVSELNDIQGEPVNIGGYYEPKEDLVNKAMRPSETLNSILS; encoded by the coding sequence ATGTCAACTACACCAAAAATCATTTATACAAAAACGGATGAAGCTCCAGCTTTAGCAACACGTTCTTTTTTACCAATTGTAAAAGCGTTTGTAAAATCTTCAGGAATAGATATTGAAACAAAAGATATCTCATTAGCTGCTAGAATATTAGCTACTTTTCCAGATTTTTTAAATGACGATCAAAAAGTTAATGATGATTTAGCTTATTTAGGTGAATTGGCTAAAAAACCAGAAGCTAATATTATTAAATTACCAAATATTAGTGCTTCTATTCCTCAATTAAAAGCAGCTATAGAAGAATTGCAAGAACAAGGTTTTAAGATACCTAATTATCCAGATGAGCCAGAAAATGATAGCGAAAAGGATATTAAATCTCGATACGATAAAATAAAAGGTAGTGCCGTAAATCCTGTTTTAAGAGAAGGAAACAGTGATAGACGTGCACCAAAAGCAGTAAAAAATTACGCTAAAAAGAATCCACATTCTATGGGCGCATGGTCTAAAGACTCTAAGTCTCACGTTTCTACAATGACTCAAGGCGATTTTGCTCACAACGAAAAATCGGTAACCGTTACAGATGCTACTTCTGTAAAAATACAGCATACTGCAGCTAATGGTGATATTACCATTTTAAAAGAAAGTTTCCCTTTATTACAAGGTGAAATTATCGACGCTTCTGTAATGAGTAAAAAAGCTTTAATTGAATTTTTAGATGAGCAGGTTGATGATGCTTTAGAGCAAGGTGTATTATTCTCATTACACATGAAAGCTACCATGATGAAGGTAAGTGACCCAATTATTTTTGGTCATGCCGTTCGAGTATTTTTTAAAGAATTATTTGAAAAACATGGTGAAACTTTCGAAAAAATTGGTGTAGATGTTAATAATGGTTTTGGAAACTTATTAAGTAACCTTCATGAGTTACCAGAAGATAAACACGAAGAAATTAAAGAAGATATTCGTTATGCATTAGAGCATAATGCAGATTTAGCTATGGTAAATAGCGATAAAGGTATTACAAATTTACACGTACCTAGTGATGTAATTATAGATGCTTCTATGCCTGCTATGATTCGTAACTCTGGACAAATGTGGAATGCAGAAGGAAAATCTCAAGATACAAAAGCTGTAATTCCAGATAGTAGTTATGCTGGAATTTATACTGCCACTATAAACTTTTGTAAAGAGCATGGTGCTTTCGATCCTACTACAATGGGAACTGTACCAAACGTTGGTCTTATGGCTCAAAAAGCTGAAGAATATGGTTCTCACGATAAAACTTTTGAAATCGCTACAGATGGAAAAGTACAAGTTATTGATGCTAATGGAAATGTATTAATTGAACACACTGTTGAAACTGGTGATATTTGGAGAATGTGTCAAGTAAAAGATGCACCAATTCAAGATTGGGTAAAGTTAGCTGTAACACGATCTAGAGCATCAAATACTCCTGCAGTTTTCTGGTTAGATGAAAATAGAGCTCATGATGCAGAATTAATTAAAAAAGTAAACACATACTTAAAAGACCATGATACTGAAGGTTTAGAACTTCATATCTTATCTCCAATTAAAGCTACTGAGTTTACACTAAAAAGAGTAAAAGCTGGAGAAGATACTATTTCTGTTTCTGGAAACGTTTTACGTGATTATTTAACAGATTTATTTCCTATTCTAGAATTAGGTACATCGGCAAAAATGCTTTCTATTGTTCCTTTAATGAATGGTGGTGGTTTATTTGAAACTGGTGCTGGTGGTTCTGCTCCAAAACACGTACAACAATTTACTAGCGAAAACCACTTACGTTGGGATAGTTTAGGTGAGTTTTTAGCACTTGCTGTTTCTCTTGAACATTTTAGTCAAGTAAATGATAATGCTAAAGCTAAAATTTTAGGAGATGCACTTGATAACGCTACAGAAAAATTATTAGAAAATAAAAAAGGGCCTTCTAGAAAAGCTGGAGAATTAGATAATAGAGGTTCTCACTTTTACTTAGCAATGTATTGGGCTCAAGAATTAGCAAACCAAACCGAAGACACAGAATTAGCTTCTCAATTTTCTACTTTAGCTAAACAACTAGAAGAAAATGAAACTAAAATTGTTAGCGAATTAAACGATATACAAGGTGAACCTGTTAATATTGGAGGTTACTATGAACCTAAAGAAGATTTAGTAAATAAAGCTATGCGTCCAAGTGAGACTTTAAATTCAATACTAAGTTAA
- a CDS encoding tetratricopeptide repeat protein has translation MKLLRSIAVLFTLICFNCESSKTYEEQIKKYKFYIKKTDSLIANEKYEDVFIYVNSAIEITDTIPIAFYKKGRAAYNLNWLDIAEENFTKVIEIEGEQSKTYKDRAKVYLKKKDNDFLDDINIYLKYYSNDDEAHVLKREYFEEREDFSKAIEEYNYEIEKHKDSIELYMKRSNLFYLNKEYDKALEDYNKVLELSPDNTAIQGKKKSLLKELNDHDNLLRCITIIIAIYVFYILLSFFVFKPFVIKKATNQIGGDFIIKKDPLIWLLPILLSLFVISLYFTGFIPNFK, from the coding sequence ATGAAATTATTAAGATCGATTGCTGTACTATTTACATTAATATGTTTTAATTGTGAGTCTAGTAAAACTTATGAAGAGCAGATTAAAAAATATAAATTTTATATAAAGAAAACAGATTCATTAATTGCAAATGAAAAATATGAAGATGTTTTTATATATGTAAATTCGGCTATAGAAATTACAGATACCATTCCTATTGCTTTTTATAAAAAAGGTAGAGCTGCATACAACCTTAATTGGTTAGATATTGCAGAAGAAAATTTTACTAAAGTAATTGAAATTGAAGGAGAACAATCTAAAACATATAAAGATAGAGCTAAAGTATATTTAAAAAAGAAGGACAATGATTTTTTAGATGATATTAATATTTATTTAAAATATTATTCAAATGATGACGAAGCTCATGTGTTAAAACGTGAGTACTTTGAAGAAAGGGAAGATTTCAGTAAAGCTATTGAAGAGTATAATTATGAAATAGAAAAGCATAAAGATAGCATAGAGTTGTATATGAAAAGAAGTAATTTATTTTATTTAAATAAAGAATACGATAAAGCATTAGAAGATTATAATAAAGTTCTCGAATTATCACCAGACAATACTGCTATACAAGGAAAAAAGAAATCACTTTTAAAAGAACTTAATGATCATGATAATCTCCTTAGATGTATTACTATTATAATTGCAATATATGTGTTTTACATTTTATTGTCCTTTTTTGTATTTAAACCATTTGTAATTAAAAAAGCTACTAATCAAATAGGAGGAGATTTTATAATAAAAAAAGACCCTTTAATTTGGCTCTTACCTATTTTACTATCATTGTTTGTGATTAGCTTATATTTTACGGGCTTTATACCTAACTTTAAATAA
- a CDS encoding DUF6140 family protein: MPTFEITTKQTMNVNGEYVCKGLSVQISSLSSNPFNDVDKIDKAFKRVHGLDLKSTGHLNVGFLTYSIK, from the coding sequence ATGCCAACTTTTGAAATTACCACAAAACAAACAATGAATGTAAATGGAGAATATGTATGTAAAGGATTATCAGTACAAATAAGTTCATTGAGTTCAAATCCATTTAATGATGTAGATAAAATTGATAAAGCATTTAAACGCGTCCATGGATTAGATTTAAAATCTACTGGTCATCTAAATGTTGGTTTTTTAACATATTCTATAAAGTAA
- a CDS encoding YafY family protein codes for MTPDFIRKYHIYKLLVKTSITNCISRKAIIQSLENTYYNFHEGDKLYQGLLITSEKTVLRAIKDIELFFGVEIIFVKHKGHYMASDTVLFNEHRAIFDKMELFLASHKQQHWSPYITTEKSSLNTNINILGLVKAIEKNIYITITYMGWYDDDNFTTIKEATVQPLHIKESNKAWYLLVYNKNIGVKVLCLDSRVSNLFITNKIIEEPYIFSEASYFKNAFGILNDDTKVEKIVLKVANHHFKYLKSKKLHHSQQILSYPKKLDTQNLDYTDADIFGEISLFLKPNFEFLIELFKYNLWIKVIEPQWLAQKIVSQHQFILDKYYTDIQL; via the coding sequence ATGACTCCAGATTTTATTAGAAAATACCATATTTATAAACTTTTAGTAAAAACCTCTATCACCAATTGTATTTCTCGTAAAGCAATAATTCAATCATTAGAGAACACTTACTACAACTTTCATGAAGGAGATAAGTTATATCAAGGCTTATTAATTACAAGCGAAAAAACAGTACTTCGGGCTATAAAAGATATAGAGCTGTTTTTTGGAGTAGAAATTATTTTTGTTAAACACAAAGGTCATTATATGGCTAGCGATACAGTATTATTTAATGAGCATCGTGCAATTTTTGATAAAATGGAACTTTTTTTAGCAAGCCATAAACAGCAACATTGGTCTCCATATATAACAACAGAGAAATCTTCACTTAACACTAATATTAATATTTTGGGTTTAGTAAAAGCTATAGAAAAAAATATTTATATAACTATTACTTACATGGGTTGGTACGACGATGATAATTTTACAACTATTAAAGAAGCAACTGTACAGCCATTACATATAAAAGAATCAAATAAAGCTTGGTATTTATTAGTATATAATAAAAATATAGGTGTAAAAGTATTGTGTTTAGATTCTAGAGTAAGTAATTTATTTATAACCAATAAAATAATAGAAGAACCCTACATATTTTCTGAAGCATCCTATTTTAAAAATGCTTTTGGTATTTTAAACGATGATACTAAAGTGGAGAAAATTGTTTTAAAAGTAGCGAATCATCATTTTAAATATTTAAAATCAAAAAAACTACATCATTCTCAGCAAATTTTAAGCTACCCTAAAAAACTAGATACTCAAAATCTAGATTATACAGATGCAGATATATTTGGTGAAATATCTTTGTTTTTAAAACCCAATTTCGAATTTCTAATTGAGCTATTTAAATATAATCTTTGGATAAAAGTTATAGAGCCTCAATGGTTAGCTCAAAAAATAGTATCTCAACACCAATTTATTTTAGATAAGTATTATACTGATATCCAGTTGTAA